AAAATATCCAAAAGCCATAATATGGCCCCACCTCCAACAATAAATCCCAGTCGTGAACCGATGACCTGAAAGGTATTACCCCAATGTTGCTGTTCATTTTTCAGAATATTGACCGCCAGTGCATCAGTCGCAATATCCTGCGTGGCCCCGATCCCATTCATTAGCAAAAGCGTGATAAAAAACAGCAGTAAATACAGCGGCTGATTCAAGGCCTGAATCGGTAGAAACGAGAGCCCAATCAATACAGCAACTGACAGCCATTGCAAGGGAATAATCCAGCTACGGTAATGGCCTTGGGATTTCTTCCCATAACGATCGACCCAAGGTGCCCAGAATATTTTAATCGACCAAGGCAGCATTAACAGGCCAAAGCCCCCGATATGCGCCAGTGATACCCCTTCAGCCCGTAAAATGACCGGCAAGGCATGCGTCATAAATCCGACCGGAAGCCCCTGTGCCCAATACAGCGAAAATAGTAAGATATAGGTATTCCGCATATTTAGGCCAAGTCCTTCAGTTGAAAATGCATCACCAGCATTTAAGATGCTATACATTTTGCCAATGATCCGGATTTTACAAAAGTCTAATATGATCAAAAATAAAGAAAAATTCGTTTCAGGAAGAGACATAAGCAATGGCCCAGACACGTTTCCCCCAACTCCCGCCGCATGTACCAGCCCGCGGCAGCAAGCTGAGCCGGACTTTTTTCAGGCAGCTTTTTTTGGGCCAAGGCTGGCGTCTGGAAGGTGAATTTCCAGACTTACCTAAAGCAGTCGCGATTATTTCTCCGCATACTTCAAATATTGATGCCTGGCTGGGTTTTAATGCGCTGCTTGGTCTCGGTATTCAGATTACGATTTTTGGTAAAGACAGCCTGTTTCGCACACCACTAAAACCGGTTCTGGAATGGATTGGCGTCGTTCCGGTCGTCCGAGATAGTCCACAAGGTCATACCCGACAAATTGTCGAGATTATTGAAAAATCAGAACAGATCTGGGTCGGTATGGCACCGGAAGGTTCACGTAAGGCACCGGATAAAATTCGCAGCGGTTTTTATCCTATTGCCAGAGCAGCCCATTTGCCGATTGTGATGTTTTCCTTTGATTATGATATCAAGACCATTCATATCCTGGGCGTATACCATCTGACCGGTGATTATGAATACGACCTGGAACAGATTTATCAGCATTATCAAGGTAAATTCTCGGCCAAAAATCCGGACTGGGTGGCCAAGCCGTTACAAAAGCTTTTGAAAAAAGACTAGGCAAATACGC
The nucleotide sequence above comes from Acinetobacter lwoffii. Encoded proteins:
- a CDS encoding 1-acyl-sn-glycerol-3-phosphate acyltransferase, encoding MAQTRFPQLPPHVPARGSKLSRTFFRQLFLGQGWRLEGEFPDLPKAVAIISPHTSNIDAWLGFNALLGLGIQITIFGKDSLFRTPLKPVLEWIGVVPVVRDSPQGHTRQIVEIIEKSEQIWVGMAPEGSRKAPDKIRSGFYPIARAAHLPIVMFSFDYDIKTIHILGVYHLTGDYEYDLEQIYQHYQGKFSAKNPDWVAKPLQKLLKKD